A genomic stretch from Pseudomonas alkylphenolica includes:
- the rnhB gene encoding ribonuclease HII has translation MQMGLDFNLVEDLVAGVDEVGRGPLCGAVVTAAVILDPQRPILGLNDSKKLTEARREKLFDEICEKALSFCIARAEVEEIDELNILHATMLAMQRAVEGLSVTPKLALIDGNRCPKLSVPAAPVVKGDSQVPAIAAASILAKVTRDREMAAFELMYPGYGIGGHKGYPTPVHLEALARLGPTPIHRRSFAPVRAAYEARDALTSGFAEV, from the coding sequence ATGCAAATGGGACTGGACTTCAACCTGGTCGAGGACCTGGTCGCCGGCGTCGACGAAGTCGGCCGCGGCCCGCTGTGCGGCGCGGTAGTGACGGCGGCGGTGATTCTCGATCCGCAGCGGCCGATTCTCGGTCTGAACGATTCGAAGAAGCTCACCGAGGCACGTCGCGAAAAGCTGTTTGATGAAATCTGCGAGAAAGCCCTGAGCTTCTGCATCGCCCGCGCCGAAGTCGAGGAAATCGACGAGCTGAATATCCTGCATGCCACCATGCTGGCCATGCAGCGCGCGGTCGAAGGGCTGAGCGTCACGCCGAAACTGGCGCTGATCGACGGCAACCGCTGCCCCAAGCTGTCAGTGCCGGCGGCACCGGTGGTCAAGGGTGACAGCCAGGTGCCGGCGATCGCTGCCGCTTCGATTCTGGCCAAGGTTACCCGCGACCGGGAAATGGCCGCTTTCGAGCTGATGTATCCGGGATATGGCATTGGCGGACACAAGGGCTATCCGACGCCGGTGCACCTTGAAGCCCTGGCGCGGCTCGGGCCGACGCCGATTCACCGGCGCTCCTTCGCACCGGTTCGTGCCGCTTATGAAGCCCGTGATGCGCTGACCAGCGGGTTTGCCGAAGTCTAA
- the dnaE gene encoding DNA polymerase III subunit alpha translates to MSASFVHLRLHTEFSLVDGLVRIKPLAKALASMNMPAVAVTDQSNMCSLVKFYKNAMGSGIKPICGADLWLANRDPDAPLSRICFLAMDAKGYRNLTELISRGWVEGQRNGLVVIERDWIPAASEGLIALSAAKEGDIGMALLNGNPDEAEALLQDWMAMFPDRFYVEVQRTNRAGDEEYLHAAVALADKFNAPLVATNDVRFIKQSDYDAHETRVCIGEGRALDDPRRSRNYSDQQYLKSPEEMAELFSDLPDAVANTVEIAKRCNIQVQLGKHFLPDFPTPNGMGIDDYLRHVSHEGLEERLAVLWPKETTPNYEEKRQVYLDRLKFELDIIIQMGFPGYFLIVMDFIKWAKNNGVPVGPGRGSGAGSLVAYVLKITDLDPLAYDLLFERFLNPERVSMPDFDVDFCMDGRDRVIEYVADAYGRNAVSQIITFGTMAAKAVVRDVARVQGKSYGLADRLSKMIPFEVGMTLEKAYEQEEMLRDFLKTDEDAKEIWDMALKLEGVCRGTGKHAGGVVIAPTKLTDFSPIACDEEGGGLVTQFDKDDVEAAGLVKFDFLGLRTLTIIKWAMETINREQAKKGLDDLNIDFIPLDDKKTYELLQKAETTAVFQLESRGMKELIKKLKPDCLEDLIALVALFRPGPLQSGMVDDFINRKHGRAELAYPHSDYQYEGLKPVLAPTYGIILYQEQVMQIAQVMAGYTLGGADMLRRAMGKKKPEEMAKQRGGFIEGCASNNIDPDLAGNIFDLVEKFAGYGFNKSHSAAYGLVSYQTAWLKTHYPAPFMAAVLSADMHNTDKVVTLIEEVRSMKLRLDAPDVNTSDFKFTVNDDGRIVYGLGAIKGVGEGPVEAIVEARRDGPFKDLFDFCERVDLKRINKRTLDALIRSGALDRLGPYFHDELKAYQANIDRNRAVLLSTMEEAIKAAEQTARTADSGHVDLFGGLFEEADADVYANHRKARELTLKERLRGEKDTLGLYLTGHPIDEYEGEIRRFARQRIIDLKPARDTQTVAGMIIALRVMKNKKGDKMGFVTLDDRSGRIEASLFADTFMAAQALLQTDAMVVVEGEVSNDDFSGGLRLRVKRVMSMEDARTNLAESLRLKVHSDALKGDRLTWLGELFKRHRGACPITMEYTGSDARAMLQFGESWRIDPADGLIQALRDQFGRENVFLQYR, encoded by the coding sequence ATGTCGGCTTCTTTCGTTCATCTTCGCCTGCACACTGAATTCTCCCTGGTCGATGGCCTGGTGCGGATCAAGCCGCTGGCCAAGGCATTGGCCTCGATGAACATGCCGGCCGTAGCGGTTACCGACCAGAGCAACATGTGCTCGCTGGTCAAGTTCTACAAGAACGCCATGGGTTCGGGGATCAAGCCGATCTGTGGCGCCGACCTGTGGCTGGCCAATCGCGATCCCGACGCGCCGCTGTCGCGCATCTGTTTTCTGGCCATGGACGCCAAGGGTTATCGCAACCTCACCGAGTTGATCTCTCGCGGTTGGGTCGAAGGTCAGCGCAATGGCCTGGTGGTGATCGAGCGTGACTGGATCCCCGCAGCCAGCGAGGGGCTGATCGCCCTGTCGGCAGCCAAAGAGGGCGATATCGGTATGGCGTTGCTCAATGGCAACCCTGATGAAGCCGAGGCCTTGCTGCAAGACTGGATGGCGATGTTCCCTGATCGCTTTTATGTCGAAGTGCAGCGCACCAACCGCGCTGGCGATGAAGAGTACCTGCATGCTGCGGTCGCCCTGGCCGACAAGTTCAATGCACCGCTGGTAGCGACCAACGATGTGCGCTTCATCAAGCAGTCGGATTACGACGCCCATGAAACCCGCGTATGCATCGGTGAAGGCCGCGCCCTGGACGACCCGCGGCGTTCACGCAACTACAGTGACCAGCAATACCTGAAAAGCCCGGAAGAAATGGCCGAGCTGTTCAGCGACCTGCCTGACGCGGTGGCCAACACCGTGGAGATTGCCAAACGCTGCAACATCCAGGTGCAGTTGGGCAAACACTTCCTGCCTGATTTCCCGACGCCCAACGGCATGGGCATTGACGACTACCTGCGGCATGTCTCCCATGAAGGCCTGGAAGAGCGTCTGGCGGTGCTGTGGCCGAAAGAGACCACGCCCAACTACGAAGAGAAGCGTCAGGTCTACCTCGACCGCTTGAAGTTCGAGCTGGATATCATCATCCAGATGGGCTTCCCCGGTTACTTCCTGATCGTTATGGACTTCATCAAGTGGGCCAAGAACAACGGCGTGCCAGTAGGCCCGGGCCGGGGTTCGGGTGCCGGCTCGCTGGTCGCCTACGTGCTGAAGATCACCGACCTCGATCCGCTGGCCTACGACTTGCTGTTCGAACGTTTCCTCAACCCGGAACGGGTTTCCATGCCCGACTTCGACGTCGACTTCTGCATGGATGGCCGCGACCGGGTGATCGAGTACGTGGCCGACGCCTATGGTCGCAACGCGGTGAGCCAGATCATCACCTTCGGTACCATGGCCGCCAAGGCGGTGGTGCGCGACGTGGCGCGGGTCCAGGGCAAGTCCTACGGCCTGGCCGATCGCCTGTCGAAGATGATCCCGTTCGAAGTGGGCATGACCCTGGAGAAAGCCTACGAGCAGGAAGAGATGCTCCGCGACTTCCTCAAGACCGATGAGGATGCCAAGGAAATCTGGGACATGGCCCTCAAGCTCGAGGGTGTCTGCCGCGGTACCGGTAAGCACGCCGGTGGTGTGGTCATCGCGCCGACCAAGCTCACCGATTTCTCGCCGATCGCCTGTGATGAAGAAGGCGGCGGCCTGGTTACCCAGTTCGACAAGGACGACGTCGAGGCGGCGGGGCTGGTGAAGTTCGACTTCCTCGGTCTGCGGACCCTGACCATCATCAAGTGGGCGATGGAAACCATCAACCGCGAGCAGGCCAAGAAAGGCCTGGATGACCTGAACATCGATTTCATCCCGCTGGATGACAAGAAAACCTACGAACTGCTGCAAAAGGCTGAGACCACTGCGGTGTTCCAGCTTGAATCGCGGGGCATGAAGGAGCTGATCAAGAAGCTCAAGCCCGACTGCCTGGAAGACCTGATCGCACTGGTCGCGCTGTTCCGTCCCGGCCCGCTGCAATCGGGCATGGTTGACGACTTCATCAACCGCAAGCACGGCCGCGCCGAACTGGCTTATCCGCACTCGGACTATCAGTACGAAGGCCTCAAACCGGTGCTTGCGCCGACTTACGGCATCATCCTGTACCAGGAACAGGTGATGCAGATTGCCCAGGTGATGGCTGGCTACACCCTCGGCGGTGCGGACATGCTGCGTCGCGCCATGGGTAAGAAAAAGCCCGAGGAAATGGCCAAGCAGCGCGGCGGTTTCATTGAGGGTTGCGCCAGCAACAATATCGACCCGGACCTGGCAGGTAACATCTTCGACCTGGTAGAAAAGTTCGCAGGTTACGGCTTCAACAAATCCCACTCCGCCGCCTATGGCCTGGTCTCCTACCAGACCGCCTGGCTGAAAACCCATTATCCGGCTCCCTTCATGGCTGCGGTACTGTCGGCGGATATGCACAACACCGACAAGGTCGTGACCCTGATCGAGGAAGTGCGCAGCATGAAGCTGCGCCTCGATGCGCCGGACGTGAACACCTCCGACTTCAAGTTCACGGTCAATGACGACGGTCGTATCGTCTACGGCCTGGGGGCGATCAAGGGCGTCGGCGAGGGGCCGGTAGAGGCCATCGTCGAAGCGCGCCGCGACGGTCCGTTCAAGGACCTGTTCGACTTCTGCGAACGTGTCGACCTCAAGCGTATCAACAAGCGTACCCTCGACGCGCTGATTCGCAGCGGCGCCCTGGACCGTCTGGGGCCGTACTTCCATGACGAGCTCAAGGCCTACCAGGCCAACATCGACCGTAACCGCGCGGTGTTGCTGTCGACCATGGAAGAGGCGATCAAGGCCGCCGAGCAGACCGCCCGTACTGCGGACAGTGGCCACGTAGACCTGTTTGGCGGGCTGTTCGAGGAAGCGGACGCCGATGTCTACGCCAACCATCGCAAGGCCCGCGAGCTGACCCTCAAGGAGCGTCTGCGTGGTGAAAAGGACACTTTGGGCTTGTACCTGACCGGTCACCCGATTGACGAATATGAAGGTGAGATTCGCCGCTTCGCGCGTCAACGCATCATCGACCTGAAGCCGGCTCGCGACACCCAGACAGTGGCCGGCATGATCATCGCCCTGCGGGTAATGAAGAACAAAAAGGGTGACAAGATGGGCTTTGTCACCCTCGACGACCGTTCTGGACGTATCGAGGCCTCGTTGTTCGCCGACACCTTCATGGCCGCCCAGGCCCTGTTGCAGACCGACGCGATGGTGGTGGTCGAAGGCGAGGTCAGCAATGATGACTTCTCCGGCGGCCTGCGCCTGCGGGTCAAGCGGGTCATGAGCATGGAAGATGCGCGGACCAACCTGGCCGAGAGTCTGCGCCTGAAAGTCCACAGCGACGCCCTCAAGGGCGATCGCCTGACCTGGTTGGGCGAGCTGTTCAAGCGCCATCGCGGGGCTTGTCCGATCACCATGGAGTACACCGGCAGCGATGCCCGGGCGATGTTGCAGTTCGGCGAAAGCTGGCGAATCGACCCGGCCGATGGCCTGATTCAGGCACTGCGTGACCAGTTCGGGCGTGAGAACGTCTTTTTGCAATATCGATGA